A segment of the Deltaproteobacteria bacterium genome:
ATTCACTCATTCCTGAATTCCGTTATGAACTTCTTTAAGATGTTGCGCGCTGATTCATCAGTTTCAATGAACTGAATTCCTGTCAAGAACCTTCCGTCGTTACCTGTTTTATTGTGAATTACTTTCCCTTTTATGTCTATCAGTTCATTTTCCATGGCTATGACAAGCGACACTGTGTGCTGTGGATCGATAGGCGTATGCGTTTCCAACAGGATTCCGCCTTCACTGACATTTAA
Coding sequences within it:
- a CDS encoding PilZ domain-containing protein; this encodes MHKKERRKHSRISSLNLLSYFCIDENDEIVAQGAGRTLNVSEGGILLETHTPIDPQHTVSLVIAMENELIDIKGKVIHNKTGNDGRFLTGIQFIETDESARNILKKFITEFRNE